One genomic window of Cottoperca gobio chromosome 10, fCotGob3.1, whole genome shotgun sequence includes the following:
- the LOC115014714 gene encoding LRRN4 C-terminal-like protein, with the protein MKSLYRNLAVLLLYLSASPLLHSHLFTHAASTSPPATRPRIIYMTGLDYEDEEYLNNHNHSTEVVHSVKNTFLHQAPQLCQYDPCLENQEPCDQISAKTGCLCPGVSGADEPPHAPRIQVLLLISKGDNIGKIEVQWCAPSSVVSGYRVVIQGSEALEFGNVSRRGLVGSLEVGTMVCVEAVNSVGYSTPSDFSCKRYDSPKSSDHKLLAGVIGGGVALLLLLIITAVILWKHQMRKKAKRDSADGLGNPSYSTEGTL; encoded by the coding sequence ATGAAGTCACTGTACAGGAACCTGGCCGTGCTTCTCCTTTATCTGAGTGCCTCGCCTCTCCTCCACTCCCACCTCTTTACTCACGCTGCCTCCACTTCCCCTCCCGCCACTCGTCCTCGGATCATATACATGACTGGCTTGGACTATGAAGATGAGGAGTACTTAAACAACCACAACCATTCTACTGAAGTGGTGCACTCCGTGAAGAATACCTTCCTTCACCAGGCACCCCAGCTCTGCCAATATGACCCCTGCTTGGAGAATCAGGAGCCCTGTGACCAGATTTCAGCAAAGACTGGGTGCCTCTGTCCTGGGGTCAGCGGGGCGGATGAGCCTCCTCATGCACCACGCATCCAAGTGCTGCTGCTAATCAGTAAAGGGGATAACATAGGGAAAATAGAGGTCCAATGGTGTGCTCCATCTTCTGTGGTGTCTGGGTACAGAGTGGTGATACAGGGAAGTGAAGCCCTGGAGTTTGGGAACGTTTCTCGACGAGGTTTGGTCGGATCTTTGGAAGTTGGGACTATGGTGTGTGTGGAGGCGGTGAACAGTGTAGGATACAGTACCCCCTCAGATTTCTCTTGTAAGCGGTATGACTCTCCTAAATCTTCTGACCATAAACTGTTGGCTGGGGTTATAGGTGGAGGGGTCGCCCTCCTTCTACTTCTGATCATAACAGCTGTGATCCTGTGGAAGCATCAAATGCgtaaaaaggcaaaaagagaCTCTGCTGATGGACTAGGTAACCCATCTTACAGCACAGAGGGGACTCTGTGa